A stretch of the Desulfobacter sp. genome encodes the following:
- a CDS encoding ABC transporter permease, whose amino-acid sequence MTRFNQFQQIGLFVFLVAMGLFFSFMSPYFATWENATNILVQSTVLIIAGTGMTLVIATAGIDLSIGSILALSGIIMAAAMKAGLGVPMGIFFGVLSGALMGLLNGMGIARLGISPFIVTLGTAGIYRAPDGWARCPYLLSSPLLFWGLPM is encoded by the coding sequence ATGACACGGTTCAATCAATTTCAGCAAATAGGGCTTTTTGTTTTTCTGGTTGCAATGGGTTTGTTTTTTAGTTTCATGTCCCCCTATTTTGCTACCTGGGAAAATGCCACCAATATTCTGGTTCAATCAACGGTTCTCATTATTGCCGGCACCGGCATGACATTGGTGATTGCCACTGCGGGCATTGACTTGTCCATTGGTTCCATTCTGGCCCTCAGCGGTATCATTATGGCTGCTGCCATGAAGGCCGGACTGGGGGTGCCCATGGGTATTTTTTTTGGCGTATTGTCCGGGGCTCTCATGGGGCTCTTGAATGGAATGGGGATCGCCCGGCTTGGCATATCCCCCTTCATCGTTACCCTGGGAACTGCTGGAATATACCGGGCACCGGACGGCTGGGCCCGTTGCCCTTATCTGCTGTCCTCGCCTTTGTTGTTCTGGGGCTTGCCTATGTGA
- a CDS encoding ABC transporter permease: protein MPLSAVLAFVVLGLAYVIIAWTRFGINARAVGDNPRGAFLMGIPLAHVLVFVYVLSGIAAALAGIVVTSRLNTAEAIAGLGMELEAIAAVVMGGTSFSGGEASLLGTLLGALIIGTLANGLTIINVPSYYQQLVIGIVFILAVMADRIKRGKTQRY from the coding sequence TTGCCCTTATCTGCTGTCCTCGCCTTTGTTGTTCTGGGGCTTGCCTATGTGATTATTGCCTGGACCCGGTTTGGCATCAATGCCCGGGCTGTGGGTGACAACCCTCGGGGGGCTTTTTTGATGGGGATTCCCCTCGCGCATGTGCTGGTTTTTGTGTATGTGCTTTCAGGGATAGCCGCGGCCTTGGCTGGCATTGTGGTGACCTCCCGGCTGAATACCGCAGAAGCCATTGCAGGACTTGGGATGGAATTGGAGGCCATTGCTGCCGTAGTGATGGGAGGCACCAGCTTTAGCGGCGGAGAGGCAAGTCTTCTGGGAACGCTTTTGGGGGCCTTGATTATCGGGACCCTTGCCAATGGCCTGACCATCATCAATGTACCCTCCTATTACCAGCAGCTGGTCATCGGCATTGTTTTCATTCTGGCGGTAATGGCTGACAGAATAAAAAGAGGTAAAACTCAAAGATATTAA
- a CDS encoding substrate-binding domain-containing protein translates to MERVLKPVWGFSALMVIAVSFFVQGTLNAEPTRWQKVRSESFAKLGDIPKVDLFTRIGAIIITEANPFWVTVKEGYLAAGKELGIQMDVQAAPQENSIAAQLNILENMVAKNYSAIVAHSITRHNLIPGLVKANEKEIATITDSIRVDMKAARDAGADPFDIALVDFFAQGTIGGTYIVEALKRQGGGKVAIIEGLPGAPQSQARKNGAKKVFDQDPSVSLVSVQPGNWNRQKAYDITTNLLQAHPDLKGIMCANDVMALAAVAAIEEKGKKGEVMVVGIDFIAQAKDAILDGSLAGSVAQTPFIIGELCSRAAVKAAAGETIPKELYIPPVLVTGENVNEFADWK, encoded by the coding sequence ATGGAGAGAGTATTGAAACCCGTGTGGGGCTTTTCGGCCCTGATGGTAATTGCCGTCAGTTTTTTTGTCCAAGGGACCTTAAACGCGGAACCCACCCGCTGGCAAAAGGTCCGGTCCGAATCTTTTGCAAAACTTGGGGATATTCCTAAGGTCGATCTATTCACCCGCATCGGCGCCATCATCATTACTGAGGCAAACCCTTTCTGGGTGACCGTAAAAGAGGGATATTTGGCTGCCGGAAAGGAATTGGGCATTCAAATGGACGTTCAGGCAGCCCCCCAGGAAAACAGTATTGCCGCTCAATTGAACATCCTTGAAAATATGGTTGCAAAAAATTATAGCGCCATTGTGGCCCATAGCATCACCCGGCACAACCTTATTCCGGGCCTTGTAAAGGCCAATGAAAAGGAAATTGCCACCATTACCGACAGCATCCGGGTGGACATGAAGGCCGCCCGGGACGCCGGCGCCGATCCTTTTGATATTGCGCTGGTGGACTTTTTTGCCCAGGGAACCATTGGGGGAACCTATATTGTAGAAGCGCTTAAACGTCAGGGCGGCGGAAAGGTGGCCATCATCGAAGGCCTTCCCGGTGCCCCCCAGTCCCAAGCAAGAAAAAACGGGGCAAAAAAAGTCTTTGACCAGGATCCTTCCGTTTCCCTGGTCTCTGTGCAACCTGGAAATTGGAACCGCCAGAAGGCCTATGATATCACCACAAATCTGCTCCAGGCCCACCCGGATCTCAAGGGCATCATGTGTGCCAATGACGTGATGGCCCTGGCCGCAGTGGCAGCCATTGAAGAAAAGGGCAAAAAAGGAGAGGTCATGGTTGTGGGCATTGATTTCATTGCCCAGGCCAAGGATGCCATCCTCGACGGCAGCCTGGCAGGATCGGTGGCCCAAACCCCTTTTATCATAGGAGAGCTCTGCTCCCGGGCGGCGGTAAAGGCTGCTGCCGGTGAGACCATTCCCAAAGAACTTTATATTCCCCCTGTATTGGTGACAGGAGAGAACGTCAATGAATTTGCTGACTGGAAATAA
- a CDS encoding substrate-binding domain-containing protein, giving the protein MTRKSLVKLILPFILIGLFLVTASQPAAAEPSLFEKSRAQAFAMLGEVPKPLPGFRMGAVLITLSNPYWVSMKEGYENAARQFGITLDIQAAPQENSTTAQLDILENMVAKDYNAIGVHTITAHNLIPGLAKAQKKGIITVASKRVDLKAAK; this is encoded by the coding sequence ATGACTCGTAAATCCCTTGTTAAATTAATACTGCCTTTTATTCTGATTGGCCTTTTTCTGGTGACAGCCAGTCAACCGGCCGCCGCTGAACCCTCTTTGTTTGAAAAATCCCGGGCCCAGGCCTTTGCCATGCTCGGAGAGGTTCCAAAACCTCTTCCCGGATTTCGCATGGGCGCTGTGCTCATCACCTTGTCCAACCCCTATTGGGTTTCCATGAAAGAGGGGTATGAAAATGCCGCCAGGCAGTTTGGTATCACCCTTGACATCCAGGCGGCGCCCCAGGAAAACAGCACCACTGCCCAGTTGGACATCTTAGAAAATATGGTGGCCAAGGATTATAATGCCATTGGTGTTCATACGATCACGGCCCACAACCTGATTCCGGGCCTGGCCAAAGCCCAAAAAAAAGGGATCATCACCGTGGCCAGCAAGCGGGTGGATTTAAAGGCGGCCAAGTAA
- a CDS encoding substrate-binding domain-containing protein — translation MAIIEGLPAAPQSWGRKNGAREGFKTEPSVEIVSEQPGNWNRNKAYDITMGLLQAHPDLKGIMCANDVMALAALEAIDSAGKTGQVLVGGIDMIDQARQAIAQGRLACSVAFSPYVIGEIVTRTAIAASMGQKIPKNLRVINVLANKENIHLLKDWK, via the coding sequence GTGGCCATCATCGAGGGACTGCCGGCGGCTCCCCAGTCTTGGGGAAGAAAAAACGGGGCCCGGGAGGGATTCAAGACCGAACCCTCTGTTGAAATTGTTTCAGAGCAGCCGGGAAATTGGAATCGGAACAAGGCATATGACATAACCATGGGGCTGCTCCAGGCCCACCCGGATCTCAAGGGCATTATGTGTGCCAATGATGTGATGGCGCTGGCAGCCCTGGAAGCCATTGACAGCGCCGGAAAAACAGGTCAGGTCCTGGTCGGAGGGATTGACATGATTGATCAGGCCAGACAAGCCATTGCCCAGGGGAGGCTGGCCTGTTCCGTGGCCTTTAGTCCCTATGTCATCGGTGAAATTGTCACCCGCACCGCCATTGCCGCTTCCATGGGACAAAAAATTCCAAAAAATCTGCGGGTGATCAATGTTCTGGCAAACAAAGAGAATATTCACCTGCTCAAAGACTGGAAATAA
- a CDS encoding sugar ABC transporter ATP-binding protein — protein MALAFSQPMVHMTDTQKRFGPKIALDRAELSLYQGEILGLVGDNGAGKSTLLKVLSGGLKKDAGTIFIQGQKADIDSPIQSRNLGIEMVYQDFSLCENLTVWENVFLGRCKTRPLFKSILPVLDKHKMVKKPLRF, from the coding sequence ATGGCTCTTGCATTCTCCCAGCCAATGGTCCATATGACAGATACCCAAAAGCGATTTGGCCCAAAAATAGCTCTGGACCGGGCCGAATTGTCCTTGTATCAGGGCGAAATTCTCGGTTTGGTAGGGGATAACGGGGCCGGTAAATCCACCTTGCTCAAAGTCTTGTCAGGCGGTTTAAAAAAAGACGCAGGGACTATTTTTATCCAAGGTCAAAAAGCAGACATTGATTCCCCCATTCAGTCAAGAAACTTGGGCATTGAAATGGTTTACCAGGATTTTTCGCTCTGTGAAAACCTGACGGTCTGGGAAAATGTGTTCCTGGGGCGATGTAAAACCCGCCCCCTTTTTAAATCAATTCTGCCGGTTCTTGATAAGCATAAAATGGTTAAAAAACCATTGAGGTTTTAA
- a CDS encoding ATP-binding cassette domain-containing protein: MNGPVRNLSGGERQAVVICCCLLFHPKIVLLDEPTASMALWEQEKILDLICTLKARGCAIIMVIHNLPELFKVADRVLVLKNGRDIWQGSLENLTPDDLAQMMFLGKA, from the coding sequence GTGAATGGTCCGGTTCGCAATCTTTCCGGTGGTGAACGGCAGGCCGTGGTCATCTGCTGCTGCCTGCTGTTTCATCCAAAGATTGTGCTCTTAGATGAACCCACCGCCAGCATGGCGCTCTGGGAACAAGAAAAAATTTTAGACCTGATCTGCACCCTTAAAGCCCGGGGATGCGCCATCATTATGGTGATCCACAATCTGCCCGAGTTATTTAAGGTGGCTGACAGGGTTCTGGTATTGAAAAATGGCCGGGATATCTGGCAGGGGTCTTTGGAAAATCTGACGCCGGATGATCTGGCCCAAATGATGTTCTTGGGAAAAGCATAA
- a CDS encoding ADP-ribosylglycohydrolase family protein, protein MEKNLYKKILGCLSMVAIGDALGMPCHDMTTDQILERFKGPVKTFYPPFDDTRVHSTLGAGSITDDTLLTLALADAYIQNKGEITLSSICTCFLKTYQQAVDAGCKTMFGPSTRRAMDLVAAGKDPVKEGLAQNHPTAGASNGAAMKISPVGLVHPGDLDAAIEDAVMVCLPSHCTQTAIASAAAMAAGVAQALSDEADVFSVVQAALYGARRGETLGIKRARTVPLTCVADRIELAVSLAVKARDLEEANRLFASIIGTGLSAYESIPTALGIFVAAAGDPCQCVIGGANVGYDTDTIASMAGALAGALNGFDKVPETLFQGVVKANDLCLEQTARGLEQIALENLRKNEH, encoded by the coding sequence ATGGAAAAGAATCTGTATAAGAAGATCCTTGGCTGTCTAAGCATGGTGGCCATTGGAGATGCCTTGGGCATGCCCTGCCATGACATGACCACTGACCAAATCCTTGAAAGATTCAAGGGACCGGTAAAAACCTTTTACCCTCCCTTTGATGATACACGGGTTCATTCAACCCTTGGTGCGGGCAGCATTACCGATGACACCCTGCTGACTCTGGCGTTGGCCGACGCCTATATTCAAAACAAGGGTGAGATTACCCTGTCCTCAATTTGCACCTGTTTTTTAAAAACCTATCAACAGGCCGTTGATGCCGGATGCAAAACCATGTTCGGTCCTAGTACCCGGCGTGCCATGGACCTGGTGGCTGCCGGCAAGGATCCGGTGAAAGAAGGCCTGGCTCAAAACCATCCCACAGCAGGTGCGTCCAACGGGGCGGCCATGAAAATTTCCCCGGTGGGGTTGGTTCATCCGGGGGATCTGGATGCCGCCATTGAAGATGCGGTGATGGTCTGCCTTCCCTCCCATTGCACCCAGACGGCCATTGCGTCTGCCGCTGCCATGGCCGCCGGTGTGGCCCAAGCCCTGTCTGATGAGGCAGATGTTTTTAGCGTTGTCCAGGCAGCCTTGTACGGTGCCCGCAGGGGGGAAACCTTGGGTATAAAAAGGGCAAGAACCGTTCCCCTGACTTGTGTGGCAGACCGAATTGAGCTTGCGGTTTCACTGGCCGTAAAAGCCCGTGATCTGGAAGAGGCCAATCGTCTGTTTGCCAGTATTATCGGTACCGGGCTGTCGGCCTATGAATCCATCCCCACGGCATTGGGGATTTTTGTGGCTGCCGCCGGGGATCCGTGCCAATGTGTTATTGGCGGGGCAAATGTCGGATATGATACCGATACCATCGCCTCCATGGCAGGCGCCCTTGCCGGTGCGTTAAACGGATTTGACAAGGTGCCTGAAACGCTGTTCCAGGGGGTGGTCAAGGCAAATGATCTTTGTCTTGAACAAACCGCCCGTGGATTGGAGCAGATTGCCCTGGAAAACCTTAGAAAAAATGAGCATTGA
- a CDS encoding carbohydrate kinase family protein → MSIDVLGLGAIAMDILLNCQGLPEEDGYAIIDKEAATPGGSCANVITALAGLGTQTGFVARLGEDDAGRVLEADLKAHGVSTRYVSVKKKGVSMHSYVAVGKNGSKIIFCNMGDSLLSLDEQDVHESMLDGVSCFYTALQPARPALKLARLCRKKGIPVICNLQVEPQFLNRCGGHASLVDEMLSLCSLLITFKNGVILYTGQKQIPMAARQLYEKYRPNMGVIVTLGKDGAVWVDKQKTLSLPSFHVSAIDTTGAGDAFIGGMIHAVLFEKFDQASAMRFASACAALKCTQPGPRLKASKQDILNFMGQNEII, encoded by the coding sequence ATGAGCATTGATGTATTGGGGCTGGGCGCCATTGCCATGGATATCCTCCTGAATTGCCAAGGCTTGCCAGAAGAAGACGGCTACGCCATCATTGACAAAGAAGCTGCCACGCCAGGAGGAAGCTGTGCCAATGTTATAACGGCATTGGCAGGGCTGGGAACCCAGACAGGGTTTGTGGCCCGTCTGGGAGAAGATGATGCAGGAAGGGTGCTTGAAGCGGATTTAAAAGCCCATGGGGTTTCCACACGATATGTCTCCGTCAAAAAAAAGGGCGTTTCCATGCATTCATACGTGGCCGTGGGAAAAAACGGTTCTAAGATCATCTTCTGCAATATGGGCGACAGTCTTTTGTCTCTGGACGAACAAGACGTCCATGAATCAATGCTTGACGGGGTCAGCTGTTTTTATACGGCATTGCAGCCGGCAAGACCTGCATTGAAGCTTGCGCGACTTTGCCGGAAAAAAGGGATCCCTGTGATTTGCAACCTTCAGGTGGAGCCCCAATTTTTAAACCGTTGCGGGGGGCATGCCTCTCTTGTTGACGAGATGCTGTCTTTGTGCAGTCTTTTGATCACATTTAAAAATGGGGTGATTCTTTATACCGGTCAAAAACAGATCCCCATGGCAGCCAGACAATTGTATGAAAAATACCGTCCGAACATGGGCGTGATCGTCACCCTGGGAAAAGACGGGGCCGTGTGGGTGGATAAACAAAAGACCTTAAGCCTCCCCTCTTTTCATGTTTCTGCAATCGATACCACCGGGGCCGGGGATGCATTTATCGGCGGTATGATCCATGCCGTTTTATTTGAAAAATTTGACCAGGCGTCTGCCATGAGATTTGCCAGTGCCTGTGCTGCACTGAAATGCACCCAGCCAGGGCCGCGGTTAAAGGCGTCAAAACAGGATATTTTAAATTTTATGGGGCAAAATGAAATCATATAA
- a CDS encoding substrate-binding domain-containing protein, with translation MKSYKLGILFGQRANSFWLKMKQAYETAAPKYSVDPIFAWPVPGREEKTQLVELFKLLDADLDAVIVNPLDRFNLIPGILEAAGKQIPIFDVGAKADAKAVRSAHPFYVPVKTVDFYQQGILGADYIIQRLTSMGGGKVAILEGSENSTQSIERCRGAVDRFARVSQISIAGRVAADFDMDKARKASADILCSHPDLAAIFCANDYMALGAAQTVDTWGGANPVIIVGVDLIDEARQAILAGKMAASVAFSVSEVATLLLRAAIQGIQGQMTPPAGYAIVSHLIDKHNKTLGE, from the coding sequence ATGAAATCATATAAGCTTGGGATTCTTTTTGGACAAAGAGCCAATTCATTCTGGCTGAAAATGAAACAGGCATATGAAACCGCAGCACCAAAATATTCGGTTGACCCTATTTTTGCCTGGCCTGTCCCGGGCAGGGAAGAAAAAACACAACTCGTTGAATTGTTTAAACTGCTGGATGCTGATTTGGACGCCGTGATTGTGAATCCTTTGGACCGATTTAATCTGATTCCGGGAATCCTGGAAGCGGCGGGCAAACAGATACCGATTTTTGATGTGGGTGCCAAGGCAGATGCCAAGGCTGTAAGATCGGCACACCCCTTTTATGTCCCTGTGAAAACCGTTGATTTTTATCAGCAAGGAATTCTTGGGGCCGATTATATCATCCAGCGCCTCACTTCCATGGGCGGCGGCAAGGTGGCCATTCTTGAAGGATCTGAAAATTCCACCCAATCCATTGAACGGTGCAGGGGGGCTGTTGACCGATTTGCACGAGTTTCCCAAATCAGTATCGCTGGCAGGGTGGCGGCAGATTTTGACATGGACAAGGCAAGAAAGGCCTCTGCTGATATTCTTTGTTCACATCCGGATCTGGCGGCCATTTTTTGTGCAAATGATTATATGGCCCTGGGGGCTGCCCAAACCGTTGACACCTGGGGAGGGGCCAACCCGGTTATCATTGTGGGGGTTGATTTGATCGACGAGGCCAGACAGGCGATTTTGGCCGGTAAAATGGCTGCCAGCGTTGCATTTTCCGTGTCAGAGGTTGCCACCCTTCTTCTGAGGGCTGCAATTCAAGGGATTCAGGGGCAAATGACCCCTCCTGCGGGCTATGCCATTGTCAGCCACCTGATAGATAAACACAATAAGACGCTGGGCGAATGA
- a CDS encoding 2-hydroxyacyl-CoA dehydratase, which yields MGIEPLMNDGFDGEPAKRVLAYMEDHKKKGHPIVGIYCGYAPIELIYAMGIVPTVLCAFSKGPIPSAEAILPANLCPLIKSSYGFILEGTCPFFSLSQAVIAETTCDGKKKMFELAAEVKPLHVMDLPQLPDEKEALNNWTVMIRKLQGFLEDTFEKKVDDQQIEAAIQKTNLKNRMMRKFYEFAAIHPPVINWQEMYDVGFLALPSTGDEMIPILKTLLEKLEKRVEQGVHYGSQDSFRVLVTGCPVGGDALKIFKIIEAAGGLVVAPDACTGIKAFMGEIKENTLYPVQAIAQRYLEIPCACMTPNDRRLSSLSEMIEKFKPDAVVDFVLTACHSYNVEAHKVGEYVGRQHGLPYLKIESDYSDNDEGQIRTKIEALFEMLG from the coding sequence ATGGGGATTGAACCATTAATGAATGACGGGTTTGACGGGGAACCTGCCAAAAGAGTTTTGGCCTACATGGAGGACCATAAGAAAAAAGGGCACCCCATTGTGGGTATTTATTGCGGCTATGCCCCCATTGAGCTGATTTATGCCATGGGCATCGTTCCCACCGTCTTATGCGCTTTTTCCAAGGGGCCGATTCCCAGTGCAGAGGCCATCCTTCCTGCCAATCTCTGCCCCCTTATTAAATCCAGTTATGGCTTTATCCTGGAGGGTACCTGTCCCTTTTTTTCCCTGTCCCAGGCCGTGATTGCAGAAACCACCTGTGACGGGAAAAAGAAAATGTTTGAATTGGCTGCCGAGGTGAAGCCTTTGCACGTCATGGACCTTCCCCAGCTTCCTGATGAAAAGGAAGCCTTGAATAATTGGACGGTCATGATTCGCAAACTTCAAGGATTTTTGGAAGATACATTTGAAAAAAAGGTAGACGATCAGCAGATTGAAGCCGCCATTCAAAAGACCAACCTTAAGAATCGCATGATGAGAAAATTTTATGAGTTTGCCGCCATTCACCCGCCGGTGATAAATTGGCAGGAAATGTATGATGTGGGATTTCTGGCCTTGCCCTCCACAGGAGATGAAATGATTCCCATTTTAAAAACCCTGTTGGAGAAATTGGAAAAACGGGTGGAACAAGGGGTGCATTACGGGTCTCAAGATTCTTTTAGGGTGCTTGTAACAGGCTGTCCTGTCGGCGGTGATGCCCTTAAAATATTTAAGATCATCGAAGCTGCCGGCGGCCTGGTGGTGGCACCGGATGCCTGCACCGGCATCAAGGCCTTCATGGGTGAGATTAAAGAAAACACCCTATATCCTGTCCAGGCCATTGCCCAGAGGTATCTTGAGATTCCCTGTGCCTGTATGACCCCCAATGATCGCCGGTTGAGTTCCCTTTCAGAAATGATTGAAAAATTTAAGCCGGACGCCGTGGTGGATTTTGTGCTGACGGCCTGTCATTCCTATAATGTGGAAGCCCATAAGGTCGGTGAGTATGTGGGAAGACAGCATGGCTTGCCCTATTTGAAAATAGAGTCTGATTATTCGGACAATGATGAGGGGCAGATTCGAACAAAGATTGAAGCCTTGTTTGAAATGCTGGGGTAA
- a CDS encoding aminotransferase class III-fold pyridoxal phosphate-dependent enzyme, with the protein MTHPHSTILELLAVQYKIKAKLTRLAGENENYLVESDQHMAYVLKLADEDTRSGMIEIEHLAVESLIKADLGLSLPRIIPTLDKKIEAKFRDTNNREIRARLLSFVSGAAWCTDAPAPKERLKNLGATIARMTHAMSNIRHPDLARTHPWDLEKADQHRASIELIQDPYHRGILEQVFLAFSAIVQPLLPELPRGPIHGDINDDNVLILGPRVAGILDFGDCLDNPLVNELAIGLAYHTLDEPDPLGAGAQIIKAYHEKRPLSQNELKVIFPLVCTRLAVSVIISAQRRKLNPGRDSWFVSEKRAWEKLEYYSKFSPAEAANILAAHTKIRPYPDPGCTHDELAQKRKSCIGPCISLAYDRPLRMVEGKAQFLHEASGRPFLDLYNNVCHVGHCHPHMVAAGQAQMAKLNTNTRYLYDSLMVYAQRLTATLPPSLDTCFFVNSGSEANELALRMAKTVTGQSDLLVVDNAYHGHTQAMIHISPYKFMDKGGKGRPESWVHVVPVADGFRGKYRRKDKSAGTAYGDEVGKIIEQLDRPIAGFITESLLSCGGQVIPPENYFKTAFAHVRNAGGLCICDEVQTGFGRIGSHFWAFEAQDVVPDIVVMGKPIGNGHPMSALVTTAKIAQTFANGMEFFATFGDNPVSCAIGMAVLDVIENQALQKNAADVGQFLLSQLLPLMDRHPLIGDIRGAGLFMGIELVKDRETLAPAAKEAAFVVNRLRDQGILLGTDGPFSNVIKIKPPMVITRADAAMFVRVLDQVLEALD; encoded by the coding sequence ATGACCCACCCCCATAGTACAATCCTTGAACTTTTAGCTGTTCAATACAAAATCAAGGCAAAACTCACCCGGCTTGCCGGTGAAAATGAAAACTATCTTGTGGAATCAGATCAACACATGGCCTATGTGCTCAAACTGGCCGATGAAGATACCCGTTCAGGCATGATTGAAATAGAACACCTGGCTGTGGAATCCCTGATAAAAGCAGATCTTGGACTGAGCCTGCCCAGGATCATCCCCACCCTGGACAAAAAAATCGAGGCAAAATTCAGGGACACTAACAATAGAGAAATCCGGGCAAGACTGCTCAGCTTTGTATCGGGTGCTGCCTGGTGTACAGATGCCCCCGCCCCAAAGGAACGGCTCAAAAATTTAGGTGCCACCATTGCCCGGATGACCCATGCCATGTCAAACATTCGCCATCCGGACCTGGCCCGGACCCATCCCTGGGACCTTGAAAAAGCGGACCAGCACAGGGCATCCATAGAACTGATCCAGGATCCTTATCACAGAGGTATCTTGGAACAGGTCTTTTTGGCATTTTCAGCCATTGTTCAGCCCCTTTTGCCTGAATTGCCCAGGGGACCCATTCACGGAGATATCAATGATGACAATGTCCTGATCTTAGGCCCCCGGGTGGCAGGCATCCTTGACTTTGGGGACTGCCTGGACAACCCCCTGGTCAATGAACTGGCCATTGGACTGGCCTACCATACCCTGGATGAACCCGACCCCCTTGGGGCAGGCGCTCAGATCATCAAGGCCTACCACGAAAAAAGGCCCTTAAGCCAAAATGAACTCAAAGTCATTTTCCCCCTAGTCTGCACCCGCCTGGCGGTTTCGGTCATTATCTCTGCCCAGCGCAGAAAACTCAATCCCGGACGCGATTCCTGGTTTGTCTCGGAAAAAAGGGCCTGGGAAAAACTGGAATACTATTCAAAATTTTCACCTGCCGAGGCGGCAAACATCTTAGCGGCCCATACCAAAATCCGTCCCTATCCAGATCCGGGATGCACTCATGATGAACTTGCACAAAAAAGAAAATCCTGCATTGGGCCTTGTATCTCCCTTGCCTATGACCGGCCCTTGAGAATGGTTGAAGGAAAAGCACAATTTCTCCACGAGGCCTCGGGCCGTCCGTTCCTGGACCTGTACAACAATGTCTGCCATGTGGGCCACTGCCACCCCCATATGGTGGCGGCAGGGCAAGCTCAGATGGCAAAACTCAATACCAATACCCGCTATCTTTACGACAGCCTTATGGTGTATGCCCAGCGCCTTACGGCCACCCTGCCCCCTTCCCTGGACACCTGTTTTTTTGTCAACTCCGGCAGTGAGGCCAATGAACTTGCCCTGCGCATGGCCAAAACAGTGACCGGCCAGTCCGACCTCCTGGTGGTGGACAATGCCTACCACGGCCATACCCAGGCCATGATCCATATCAGCCCCTATAAATTCATGGACAAGGGGGGAAAGGGCAGACCCGAATCCTGGGTCCATGTGGTGCCCGTGGCTGACGGGTTCAGAGGAAAGTACAGGAGAAAAGACAAATCCGCAGGAACCGCCTATGGAGATGAGGTGGGAAAGATCATTGAGCAATTGGACCGGCCCATTGCCGGGTTTATCACAGAATCCCTGCTCTCCTGTGGAGGCCAGGTGATCCCGCCTGAAAATTATTTTAAAACCGCCTTTGCCCATGTGAGAAATGCCGGGGGCTTGTGCATCTGCGACGAGGTCCAGACGGGATTCGGCAGAATTGGCAGCCATTTCTGGGCCTTTGAGGCCCAGGATGTGGTGCCGGATATCGTGGTCATGGGCAAGCCCATTGGCAACGGCCATCCCATGTCTGCCCTGGTCACCACTGCAAAGATTGCCCAAACCTTTGCCAACGGCATGGAGTTCTTTGCCACATTCGGGGACAACCCGGTCTCCTGCGCCATCGGCATGGCTGTTCTGGATGTCATTGAAAATCAAGCACTTCAAAAAAATGCAGCGGATGTGGGACAATTTCTGCTGAGCCAGCTTTTGCCTCTCATGGACCGCCATCCCCTTATCGGGGATATCAGGGGCGCAGGCCTTTTTATGGGCATTGAGCTGGTAAAGGACAGGGAGACCCTGGCCCCTGCGGCCAAAGAGGCCGCCTTTGTAGTGAACCGCCTCAGGGACCAGGGAATACTCCTTGGAACAGACGGGCCTTTTTCAAATGTGATCAAGATCAAACCCCCCATGGTCATTACCCGGGCAGATGCTGCCATGTTTGTCCGGGTCCTTGACCAGGTTTTGGAAGCGTTGGATTAA